A genomic region of Lycorma delicatula isolate Av1 chromosome 4, ASM4794821v1, whole genome shotgun sequence contains the following coding sequences:
- the LOC142323779 gene encoding peroxisomal membrane protein 2 translates to MSLSKPANILFDLIGNYFQALYLNPIRTKSLTSGVLASLANVISQRISNRKSFSQETLIAFALFGFIFGGSVPHYFFTILQKIVPHGSSHAVIKQLLIERFIYAPLYQAFSLYVLARFEGKSHNSAKSELLSLYWPVLRNNWKYLTFFQFINLSVMPQSLQVLYVNMIGFFWVIFLSYKRAKATERKGITKSEK, encoded by the exons atgagtttatcAAAGccagcaaatattttatttgatttaataggaaattattttcaagcaTTATATCTTAATCCAATAAGAACGAAGTCATTGactag tgGTGTTTTAGCATCTCTTGCTAATGTAATATCACAGCGAATATCAAATAGAAAATCCTTCAGTCAAGAAACATTAATAGCATTTGCATTATTTGG atttatttttggtGGAAGTGtaccacattatttttttacaatacttcaaaaaattgtaCCTCATGGTTCTAGTCATGcagtaataaaacagttattaattGAACGATTTATTTACGCTCCATTATATCAAGCATTCAGTCTTTATGTTTTAGCTAGATTTGAG ggcaAATCTCATAACTCTGCTAAGTCTGAATTACTATCACTTTATTGGCctgttttaagaaataattggAAATATCTAACTTTCTTccagtttattaatttaagtgtGATGCCGCAATCG TTACaagttttatatgttaatatgatTGGATTCTTTTGGGTGATATTTCTTAGTTATAAAAGAGCAAAGGCAACTGAAAGAAAAGGTATcacaaaatcagaaaaatag